From Falco cherrug isolate bFalChe1 chromosome 4, bFalChe1.pri, whole genome shotgun sequence, one genomic window encodes:
- the SOX8 gene encoding transcription factor SOX-8: protein MLNMTEEHDKALEAPCSPAGTTSSMSHVDSDSDSPLSPAGSEGLGCAPAPAPRPPGAAALGAKVDAAEVDERFPACIRDAVSQVLKGYDWSLVPMPVRGNGSLKAKPHVKRPMNAFMVWAQAARRKLADQYPHLHNAELSKTLGKLWRLLSENEKRPFVEEAERLRVQHKKDHPDYKYQPRRRKSVKAGQSDSDSGAELSHHAGTQIYKADSGLGGMADSHHHSDHTGQTHGPPTPPTTPKTDLHHGSKQELKHEGRRLVESGRQNIDFSNVDISELSSEVINNMETFDVHEFDQYLPLNGHAAMPADHGPSAAAGSYGASYSHSATGTGGTNQVWTHKSPASASPSSADSGQQRPHIKTEQLSPSHYSDQSHGSPAHSDYGSYSAQACATTASTATAAASFSSSQCDYTDLQSSNYYNPYPGYPSSIYQYPYFHSSRRPYATPILNGLSIPPAHSPTANWDQPVYTTLTRP from the exons ATGCTCAACATGACCGAGGAGCACGACAAAGCGCTGGAGGCTCCGTGCAGCCCCGCGGGCACCACCAGCTCCATGTCCCACGTGGACTCGGACTCGGACTCGCCGCTGTCCCCCGCCGGCTCCGAGGGTCTGGGCTgcgcccccgcgcccgccccgcgcccccccggcgccgccgcgCTGGGTGCCAAGGTGGACGCGGCCGAGGTGGACGAGCGCTTCCCCGCCTGCATCCGCGACGCCGTCTCGCAGGTGCTGAAGGGCTACGACTGGAGCCTGGTGCCCATGCCCGTCCGCGGCAACGGATCGCTGAAGGCCAAGCCGCACGTCAAGCGGCCCATGAACGCCTTCATGGTGTGGGCGCAGGCCGCCCGCAGGAAGCTGGCCGACCAGTACCCGCATCTGCACAACGCCGAGCTCAGCAAGACCCTGGGCAAGCTCTGGCG TCTGTTAAGTGAAAATGAGAAACGTCCCTTTGTGGAAGAAGCTGAGCGGCTCAGGGTCCAGCACAAAAAGGATCACCCGGATTATAAATACCAGCCACGGAGGAGGAAAAGTGTAAAAGCTGGGCAGAGTGACTCCGACTCTGGAGCTGAACTCAGCCACCATGCAGGCACGCAGATCTACAAGGCGGACAGTGGGCTGGGCGGCATGGCCGATTCCCACCATCACAGTGATCACACAG GGCAGACCCATGggccacccaccccacccaccacccccaaaactGACCTCCACCATGGCAGCAAGCAGGAGCTGAAGCACGAGGGCCGCCGCCTCGTGGAGAGCGGCCGCCAGAACATCGACTTCAGCAACGTGGACATCTCGGAGCTGAGCAGCGAGGTCATCAACAACATGGAGACCTTCGACGTACACGAGTTCGACCAGTACCTGCCGCTCAATGGCCATGCTGCCATGCCGGCCGACCATGGCCCCAGTGCTGCCGCCGGCTCCTATGGCGCGTCCTACTCCCACTCGGCCACAGGCACTGGTGGGACCAACCAGGTCTGGACTCACAAAAGCCCGGCCTCGGCGTCACCATCGTCCGCTGACTCGGGCCAGCAGAGGCCCCACATCAAAACGGagcagctgagccccagccACTACAGCGACCAGTCCCACGGCTCCCCTGCGCACTCAGACTACGGCTCCTACAGTGCCCAGGCTTGTGCCACCACCGCCTCCACCGCTACGGCCGCCgcctccttctccagctcccaATGCGACTACACGGACCTCCAGAGCTCCAACTACTACAACCCCTACCCTGGCTACCCCTCCAGCATTTACCAGTATCCCTATTTCCACTCCTCCCGCCGTCCCTATGCGACGCCCATCCTCAACGGCTTGTCCATCCCGCCGGCCCACAGCCCCACCGCTAACTGGGACCAGCCGGTCTATACAACCCTGACAAGGCCTTAA